The genomic DNA TCTACCTCGGGTGCAACGACATTGCGTACAAGTTCTTCCCGGAACTTGGTGAATTCCGCGTGGATAGGGCGATGCCCAAAGACCTTGAAATCTCCAAGCATTTTGGCTCGCTGATGGAATCGTTCGTGAGGAAGGATTCCCCGAGCGACAGCTACTTCGCGTACGGGAGGCGCAACTATAGGGTGTGCGTGCGCAAGGTCGCCCGCAACAAGATTTCGCATATCGTGCTGTTCCGCATCGAAGATGAGACCAGGCTGCAGCGCTATATCAAGAAACTCGATACGCACAACACGAAGCTCAAGGACGTCATCAAGGATAACGACAGGCATATTCACGCCATCCAGGAGCAGATGATTGTGGGCATGGCGAAGATGGTCGAAAGCCGCGACAGCAATACGGGCGGCCACATCATGCGCTCGAGTGCAGTCGCGGGAATCCTGGCCGAAGAGCTCAGGAAGGATTCCAGTTTTGGGCGCACGAAGGAATATTACGATGCGCTGATTGCGGCGGCGCCGATGCACGACCTCGGGAAGATTGCGATTGACGACAAGATCCTGCGCAAGCCCGGCAGCTTTACGCCCGAAGAATTCGAGGTGATGAAGACTCATGCCGAGAAGGGGGCCGCCATCGTGGAAAACCTGCTTGCCGAAATCGAGGAACCCTTCTTTGTGGAGATTGCGAAGAACGTGGCGTGCTTCCATCACGAGCGTTTTGACGGGAGCGGTTACCCGTACGGGCTCTTTGGCGCGAATATCCCGTTCGAGGCTCGCGTAATGGCGATTGCGGACGTTTACGACGCGCTGGTGAGCAAGCGCTGCTACAAGGAGCAGATGTCGTTCGAGGAAGCGTACAATTTGATTATGGATTCCATGGGGACGCATTTTGACCCGAGGCTCAAGGCAAGTTTTGTCGCATGCCGCGAAAAACTCGAGAACTATTACAGGAATAGCCCCGGCTGGGAGTCCAACGAAAAGTAAAAATAGCCTGCTTTGGCTTTTAATTTGCTATCTTTGTACGCATGACAAAGTTTAGCGAATTCCCGTATGTTGCCGACCGCTTCAACGCCGTCCGCAGGGAAACTGTACAAGTCCGCGTTGGCGAGGCTTTGATAGGGGGCAACGCCCCCATTTTAGTTCAGTCCATGACCACCACCAAGCCGAAGGACGTCGAAAAGACGGTGGCCGAGACTTTGGCGCTCGCCAAGGTGGGTTGTGGCCTGGTTCGCATTACCGCTCCGACATTTGCAGATGCAGCCGCTCTTGAAGAAGTGATGAAGCAGGTGCGTGCCGCCGGTTGCACGGTGCCGGTTTCCGCCGACATCCACTTCCAGCCGAAGGCCGCGTTCGAGGCGCTCAAGTGGGTGGAAAAGGTCCGCATCAATCCGGGTAACTTTGTCGACACGGGCATTTTGACGCTCGACCAGCAGACGGACAAGTCGTTTGACGAGGGCAAGGAAAAGGTTGCCGAGGCCTTCACTCCGTTTGTGCAGGAGGCCAAGCGCCTGGGACGCGCCATCCGCATCGGCGTGAACCACGGTTCGCTCTCTGCCCGCATGATTTACCGCTATGGCGACACGGTGGAAGGCATGGTGGAAAGTGCCATGGAATACCTGGCCGTGTGCGAGGCCGAACATTTTGACCAGGTTGTATTGAGTCTCAAGAGCAGCAACCCGCGCGTGGCGATTGCCGCCTACCGCATGCTCGCCGCACGTATCAAGCAGGAAGGCTTCAAGCCGTACCCGTTCCACGTGGGCGTGACGGAAGCGGGCGCGGGTGCCGACGGACGACTCAAGTCGGCCGCGGGCATCGGCGCACTCCTGCTCGATGGCCTGGCAGATACGATACGCGTGTCCCTGACCGAAGATCCGGTAGCCGAAGTCCCGGTGGCGCAGGAACTCATCAAGGCATGCGCTTTGCCTGCCGCGCCGACGGCGTACAACGTGCCGGTTCTCGAGAAGGACCCGTACCATTACGAGCGCAGGGCAACGACGCCCGTCGCTGTTTCCGGCGTGGAAATCGGCGGTTCTAACCCGGTGAAGGTCGGCGTGAAGGCCGATGCGATTGCACTTACCGGCGAACGCCGCAATGCGGAATTTGCCCTGCCGAGCCTGGATGCTGCCCCCGTGGTGCAGTTCAAGGATGCGATGGACATCGCGGGGTTCGCCGCGAATCCGGCGAGCGTGCCTGCAGGTTCCGTGTTCTGCTATACCGGAGCTGAGATGGTTTCTGGCGTGCGCGCCCTTGCTGCCGCATTGGATGCGGCAGGTCGCCAAGACCCCATTTTGCTTTACGCAAAAATCGGCGACACCGAAAAAGAAACCCTCCGCGTTTCCGCCGACATCGGAAGCCTGGTGACCGACGGTCTTGGCGATGCCGTCGTTATCGACGGCTACAAGGGCGCGAAGGAAAGCGTTCTCCTGGCGTTCGACATCCTGCAGGCCGCCTACTGCCGCCGCAGCAAGACGAACTTTATCAGCTGCCCGAGCTGCGGCCGTACCTTGTACGACATCCAGCAGGTCATGGGCAAGATCAAGGCCCGCTTCGGACACCTCTCCGACATTTCCATCGGCATTATGGGCTGCATCGTGAACGGCCCGGGCGAGATGGCTGACGCCGACTTCGGTTACGTGGGCGGTGGCCCCGGCCGCATTACGCTGTTCGAGGGCAAGACGGCCGTCAAGAAGAACATCCCCGAAGAAGACGCGATTGAAGAATTGGTGAATTTGATCAAGGATCGCGGTCGCTGGCAGGAACCTTAAAAGATCCTCGCCTTCGCGAGGATGACATTGAAGAAAAGATTTTAAACATTAACAAAGGACATAAAAATGGCAACTATTAAGACGATGAACAACATTTCCAAGAAAGGCTTGAGCCTGTTTGGCTCGTTCTACCAGGTTTCCGACTCCGTCGAAAATCCGGATGCCATCTTGGTGCGTTCCGCCCAGGTTGATACCGACAACTTTGACGGCTTGCTGGCTGTCGCCCGCGCCGGCGCTGGCGTGAACAACATCACTATCGACAAGGCTTCCGCGAAGGGCATCTGCGTGTTCAACACCCCGGGTGCAAACGCCAACGCCGTTGCCGAGCTCGTGATGACCGTGCTCGGCATGGCCGTCCGTAACGTGGACAAGGCCGCCGCATGGGTCAAGAACCTCGACACCACCGACCCGGACCTCGCCAAGACCGTCGAAAGCGGAAAGAAGAAGTTCGCCGGCATGGAACTCGCAGGCAAGACCCTCGGCGTGATCGGCCTCGGCAAGATCGGCGTGCTGGTCGCTAACTATGCCCGTTGGAAGAACATGCGCGTCATCGCTTACGAACCGTATCCGAACGCCGCCAACATGCACGAACTTTCCAACAAGGTGGAAATTGCCGACCTCGACACCGTGATTGCGAAGTCTGACTTCCTCACCGTGCACGTTCCGTTCATCAAGGGCGTTACCGAGAACTTGCTCAACCGCAAGAACCTCGCCGGCTTCAAGGGCAGCTACATCATGAACTTCGCCCGCGGTGGCATTGTGGAAATGGCCCCGGTCAACGAGATGCTCGCTTCCGGTTCCCTCCAGGGCTACCTCTGCGACTTCCCGGATGCAGACCTCATCAAGAACGACAAGGTGACCTGCTTCCCGCACCTCGGTGCCTCTACCGAAGAAGCCGAAGAAAACTGCGCCGTGATGGCCGTCGAAGAACTGAAGGACTACATCGAATTCGGTTGCGTCCGCAATTCCGTGAACTTCCCGGCCCTCGTTGATCACCCGCACGCTGGCGTCAAGAGCCGCGTCGTGGTCATCAACCAGGATGTTCCGAACATGATTTCCGAAATCACGAAGGTGTTCGGCGCCGAAGGCATCAACATCGCCAGCTTCTCTAACAAGAGCAACGGCAAGATCGGCTACAACCTTGTTGACGTCGAAAGCAAGGTGGATGACTCCATCATCGAGAAACTCTCCAAGCTCGACAAGGTCATCAAGGTCCGCGTGATCCACTTCTAATCAGGTGGGGGAGGGATCCCCCTCGCTTTAGCCAAAATTTATCCCCGCCTACGAGCGGGGATTTTTATATGTATTTAAAAGTCCGTCTTCATCAGGCTGGCGAAACTGAGCCCGTTTTCACGGGCATAGGCGAGGAACTCTTTTTCCTCTTGCGTAACGCGCATCTGGATAGTCAGTGGCTTGGAATATTTGGGTTTCCTGCCGGCGTTTTCCCTGGCACCACCGTGCCCGAACTCCTTTTCATAGGTCGCCAGGCCGGAGGCTTTACGGTAGGCCTTCTCTGTGATAATCTTCTCGCCCTTGCAGACTTCAGACTTGAGTTTTTTGAAGACATAACCTTCGGAATCTTTGACATAGACATACGACATCGTTACATCTCCTTTAGCCGCTGCTTGGCTAGTTTGATTTGATAAATATACTCTAAAATTTTGAAATTGTCAACATTTTCAAGTTTTGACAGGGGCATAACTCGAAAAAAGTTGTGCTCCTACCTATAAAACGGTTTCGCGGCGAAAATGAGCCAAAATGGCACTATTTTTTTTTCTACTTTTCTTTACAAAATAGGACTACTGAAATGAAGATTCTTGTGACAGGTGCGGCGGGTTTTATCGCTTCGAAAATCATGGCGATGCTTTCGGCCCGCGGGGACGAGGTTGTCGGGCTCGACAACATCAACGACTATTACGATGTGCGCCTCAAGTACGGGCGCCTGTGGGAAAACGGCTTCCGTTCTGCGAACGGAGGCGCGCTTGCCGAAATCCCCTTCGGGCAGATGCTCGAAAGCACGACGCTCGCGGGTGCGCGCTTTGTGCGCATGGACCTCGCCGACAAGGAATCTATCGACAAGCTCTTTGCCGCAGAAAAGTTTGATAAGGTGGTGAACCTCGCGGCACAGGCCGGCGTGCGCTACTCCATCACGAACCCGTATGCCTACATGCAGAGCAACATGGTTGGTTTCCTCAACA from Fibrobacter sp. UWR3 includes the following:
- a CDS encoding phosphoglycerate dehydrogenase, coding for MATIKTMNNISKKGLSLFGSFYQVSDSVENPDAILVRSAQVDTDNFDGLLAVARAGAGVNNITIDKASAKGICVFNTPGANANAVAELVMTVLGMAVRNVDKAAAWVKNLDTTDPDLAKTVESGKKKFAGMELAGKTLGVIGLGKIGVLVANYARWKNMRVIAYEPYPNAANMHELSNKVEIADLDTVIAKSDFLTVHVPFIKGVTENLLNRKNLAGFKGSYIMNFARGGIVEMAPVNEMLASGSLQGYLCDFPDADLIKNDKVTCFPHLGASTEEAEENCAVMAVEELKDYIEFGCVRNSVNFPALVDHPHAGVKSRVVVINQDVPNMISEITKVFGAEGINIASFSNKSNGKIGYNLVDVESKVDDSIIEKLSKLDKVIKVRVIHF
- a CDS encoding HD domain-containing phosphohydrolase; the protein is MENMVISYLVLMCVVSFLNLFALVLLYRKQLNFYFASIFASVLVANVGYLTGALAESEETVIIATKACYLGSVFLPMFEYFVILRICKFNFPDWAKLLLGALSVTVLLLSCTIGHSDIYYKSVTYTHMYGVAYCACEYGPLHFLWNVVLVGYTLANIVTIAYAARTRINVSYKNLIAVALMTLISIISFLISREIGSDTMVVPLVYVIDEFILFFVCLRVRMGDISDAMLESLEAENQNAFVAFSDKGIYLGCNDIAYKFFPELGEFRVDRAMPKDLEISKHFGSLMESFVRKDSPSDSYFAYGRRNYRVCVRKVARNKISHIVLFRIEDETRLQRYIKKLDTHNTKLKDVIKDNDRHIHAIQEQMIVGMAKMVESRDSNTGGHIMRSSAVAGILAEELRKDSSFGRTKEYYDALIAAAPMHDLGKIAIDDKILRKPGSFTPEEFEVMKTHAEKGAAIVENLLAEIEEPFFVEIAKNVACFHHERFDGSGYPYGLFGANIPFEARVMAIADVYDALVSKRCYKEQMSFEEAYNLIMDSMGTHFDPRLKASFVACREKLENYYRNSPGWESNEK
- the ispG gene encoding (E)-4-hydroxy-3-methylbut-2-enyl-diphosphate synthase — encoded protein: MTKFSEFPYVADRFNAVRRETVQVRVGEALIGGNAPILVQSMTTTKPKDVEKTVAETLALAKVGCGLVRITAPTFADAAALEEVMKQVRAAGCTVPVSADIHFQPKAAFEALKWVEKVRINPGNFVDTGILTLDQQTDKSFDEGKEKVAEAFTPFVQEAKRLGRAIRIGVNHGSLSARMIYRYGDTVEGMVESAMEYLAVCEAEHFDQVVLSLKSSNPRVAIAAYRMLAARIKQEGFKPYPFHVGVTEAGAGADGRLKSAAGIGALLLDGLADTIRVSLTEDPVAEVPVAQELIKACALPAAPTAYNVPVLEKDPYHYERRATTPVAVSGVEIGGSNPVKVGVKADAIALTGERRNAEFALPSLDAAPVVQFKDAMDIAGFAANPASVPAGSVFCYTGAEMVSGVRALAAALDAAGRQDPILLYAKIGDTEKETLRVSADIGSLVTDGLGDAVVIDGYKGAKESVLLAFDILQAAYCRRSKTNFISCPSCGRTLYDIQQVMGKIKARFGHLSDISIGIMGCIVNGPGEMADADFGYVGGGPGRITLFEGKTAVKKNIPEEDAIEELVNLIKDRGRWQEP